Part of the Paeniglutamicibacter sulfureus genome, ACCCGGAGGCCCCGGCATGGACCTGAACACGGTCGGCCATGGTTCCGACTGCCATCCATTCCGCCAGCGGCCTACCGCGACGACAACCCCGGACTCCCCGCATGGAGCGCTGGGCGCACCGCTCGTTGAGGAGATGCTCGTCGATGGCACGGCGAAGGCCACGACCGACGTGTTGCGGCAGTAGCACGTCCCCACCGTTACCGATATAGCCGCTACTTCCAGCCGAGTGCCTCCAGGTCGGCGACGGTGTCGAGGTCCAGCCCGGTGTCCAGGTCCGAGCAGTCGACGAGGTCGACTAGTTCCCGGTTGGCGGCCAGGTAGTCCCGCGCCCCGACATCGCCCGAGGCTGCCGCTGCCGCCGCCCGAATGTGCTCCGGGGCGAAGAGCACGGGGTGTCCGCGCCGCAACGACGCGTCGTCCCGGCGGTAGCCGGCAGCGGTGATCCGCCCTGCACGGTGTTCAGATGCTATTCGGCGGACAAGGGCTGCGCTCAGGCCAGGTTGGTCCACCAGCGCCACCAGCGCAGCCGCCCCGTCGGGGACAGCGCCCATGCCCAGCGCAAGAGACGACCCCATGCCGGTGGCCCAGAGTTCGTTTATCAGCACCGTGGCACCGGGTTCGTTGACCTGCTCCCTGACCCGTGTGGCTTCGGCCCCCAGAACCACCACGACCCGGGTGCAACCTCCGTCCCGGAGCGCGGCAAGTGCGGAGCCCAGCAGATTCTGGCCGTTTGGGTTGCGCAATAGCGCCTTGGGGCCGCGGCCCAAGCGCGATCCCGCGCCGGCGGCCAGCAGCACGCCCACCACGGGAGGGCTCTCATTGGGGCTGGTCATCTGCCCATCCTAGGTCCTAACGCGGATCAGTGCCCCACAAGGCCGGGGCCTACGCGGGCGCCTACGACCGGACACGTTGAAGGGGACGTTTCCTTATTGGAAGCGTCCCCTTCACCGTTGGACAACGGGAATTTCGGACCTGTTACGGCTCGGTGATGAAGCCCTCCGCGACCATCCATTCGAAGGCCACGTCCGCGGGCTCGCGGCCGTTGACGTCGACCTCCAGGTTCATCTCCTGGAGTGCTTCGTCGGTGAGCAACGGGGCGATCTTGGCAAAGACATCCTCGATGCCCGGGTATTTGTCGGAAAATTCCCCGAAGAAGACCGGGGAAACGTTGTAGGCGGGGAAATACCCCAAGTCGTCCTCCAGAACCGTCAGGTCCAGGGCCTTGATGCGGCCATCGGTGGTGAAGACCTCGCCGAAGTTGCAGGCACCGTTGTCGGTGGCACTGTAGATCGCCCCGGTGTCGTAGAGCCCCACATTGGTGTCGGGCACCGACTTGGGGTTGCCGCGTTCCAGCCCGTACAGCTCGAGCATCGGATTCAGGCCGTCCGCCCGGGAATTGAATTCCGCGTCAACACAAAACGTCAGGTCCTTGGGATCAAGGTCCTTGAGCTCGGAAAGCTTGCTGATCCCGCCGAGGTCCTCTACGGCTTCACTGCGCACGGCCATGGCGTACGTGTTGTTCATGGGTGCGGGCTTGCCCCAGAGGATCCCGTTCTCCTCGAGGTCTTGGTCGTGCACCACCTGCCACTGCTCGGACTGGTCGGCGATGCCTGTTTCGTGTCCCAGGTAGGTCAGCCAGGCGGTTCCCGTGTATTCCCACAGCACGGAGGCCTGGCCGGACACCAGCAGCTCACGGGCCGGTTGGCTGCCGGGAACGCCCGTCAGGTCGTTGACCTTGAATCCGGCGGCTTGGCCGGCCAGCACGGCAATCTTGCCCAGGATCAACTGTTCGGTGAACGACTTGCTTGTCACCGTCATGGTGGGATTCCCCGGGAGGTCGGGAAGCGGGCTAATGCTCCCCTGCCCGGCGGGCGGCACATACGAGCCCGCGGAGGACAGTCCACATCCGGTCAGCAGCACGCCGGCCGCCGCCACGAGTGCGGTTGACTTGATCCATTTTCCTGCATTCATCTCTAAAGTCCTTTCGGCCGGGCGAGCTGCTCCACGACACGGCCAAGCCAGTCGATGAGCAGCGCCAGCAATGCCACCAGCAGGGATCCTGCAATCAGCACGACCGTGAGGTTCAGGTTCACGCCGGTGGTGATCAGGATGCCCAGACCGCCGCCGTTGATGAAGGCGGCGAGGGTGGCGGTGCCAACCAGCAAGACCAGCGCGGTGCGGATGCCCGAAAGCATGACCGGGACAGCCAGCGGCAACTCGACCTTGAACAGCACGGCCATGGAACTCATGCCCATGCCGCGCCCCGCCTCAACGAGGCGTTCGTCAACCTGCTTGAGTCCGACCATGGTATTGGTCAGCACCGGCAGGATCGCATATAGCACCAGTGAGATAACGGCAGCCCAATATCCGAAGCCCACCAGGAACGCCAGGATGACGACCAGGCCAATGGCCGGGGCCGCCTGACCGATGTTGGCCACTGCCATCACCGGGTTGGTGAACCTGCGCATCGAGGGGCGGGTCAGCACGATCCCCAGCGGGATGGCGATGACCAACACGATGAGCGCTGCCACCACCGTGAGGTTCAGGTGCTCGACGGTGTAGCCCCAGAGGACTGCCGGGGCCAGCGTGGTGCGCTCGGTCTCGCTCAGGTCCGAGTTGGCCAGCCAGATCGCCACGGCGGCCAGTGCTGCGAGGATTCCCAGCAACTGAAGCCCCAGCACCAGCCACGGACGCTGTACGGGGCGGCTCGGCTCGGTGATCTGGGCGAGGTTGGAGCCAGCGGCAAGGGTACTCATCGCGGCTCCTCCGTACTTTGCGGCTCCGCCGCCACGGCATGCTCCACGGCGAGGGCCGGAATGGCGCCGGAGTTCAATCCAACGGGTGCCTCGGAACCGTCCGCGGCCGCGGCGTTGGCCTGGGAGATGGCCTCCATGATGGTCTGCACGTTGATCAAGCCTCGGAAGACGTCGCGCCTGCCCGTGACGACGGCGGTCTCGGAACTCGAAACCAACATGGTGTCCAATGCGTCATTCAGGGTGGACTGGTCGCTGACCGATGGCATCGACTCGTCGATGGTGTCGTCGACCACCTGCAGGCGGGAGAGCTGGCGACGGGTGAGGCGTCGAATGGGCCGGCGGCGTTGGTCCAGGACCACCGCATACGATGCTCCCTCGCCCTGGAGCCGGGATAGTACATCGCTGGCCAACTCGCCTGGCAGCGCGGTGATCGCATCCATAAGTGCGACCTCGTTCACCCGGGTCAGGGTGAGCTGCTTGAGGCCGGCACCGGAGCCAATGAAGTTCTCCACGAACTCATTGGCGGGGTTGGCCAAGACGCGCTCCGGCGAATCGTACTGGACCAGCTGGGCACCCTCGTTGAAGACGGCGATCCAGTCGCCCAGCTTTACCGCCTCATCGAAGTCGTGCGTCACCATCACGATGGTCTTCTGCACCTCGGACTGGATGTTCAGCAGTTCGTCCTGCAGGCGCTGGCGGGTGATCGGGTCAACTGCGCCAAAGGGCTCGTCCATGAGCAGCACCGGCGGATCGGCGGCCAACGCCCGCGCAACGCCCACGCGCTGCTGCTGCCCGCCGGAGAGCTCCTTGGGATAGCGATCGCGGTAGATGGCCGGATCCAGCGAGACCAGCTCCAGCAGCTCATCGATGCGGGCAGCGATCTTGTCCTTTTTCCAGCCCAGCATCTTGGGAACGATGGCGATGTTCGCTGCCACGGTCATATGCGGAAAGAGTCCCCCGGCCTGGATGACATAGCCAATGCGGCGGCGCAGTGTGTCGCCGTCCATCTTGGTGACGTCTTCGCCGTTGATGACGATCTTTCCGCCGGTGGGCTCGATGAGCCGGTTGATCATTTTCAGGGTGGTCGTCTTGCCGCAGCCCGATGGGCCAACGAGCATGACGATGCTTCCTGCCGGGATCTCGAGGGTGAGTCCGCCGACGGCAGGCTTGACCTGGCCGGGGTACTGCTTGGTGACTTCGTCAAGCAAGATTGATGCGCCAGTGATGGCGTCAGAGGATTCAGACACGGATACCTCGCGGAGTGGTAAGTCGGCCGATGCCGAGCAAAATGAGATCGAGAATGAAGGCCAGGATGACCACGCCAATGACTCCGACCAGCACTGAGTCAAAGGCCTTTGCTCCACCCAGGCGGGAGAGGCCGGAGAAGATGAATCCGCCGAGGCCGGGGCCCAAGGCATAGGCGGCAATCGCGGCAACGCCCATCACCATCTGGGCCGATACCCGGATGCCGGACAGGATGACGGGCCATGCCATGGGAAGTTCAACCGTTGCCAGGGTGCGCATGCGGCTCATGCCGATGCCGCGGGCAGACTCAACCACTGACGGGGAGATGCCGGCCAGGCCGACGATGGCATTGCGGACAATGGGCAGCGCGGCAAAGAACGTCACCACGATGACGGCGGGGGTCACGCCGAACCCGAATGGGGCGATCAACAAGCCGATCGCAGCGAACGAGGGGATGGTCAGGCCAATGGCCGAGACCCCGTTGGCCAGGGAAGACAAAGACTTATTGCGGTAAACCAGCGCCGCAATCACCACGGCGATAATCGTCGCGAGGATCAGACACTGCGCAACTAGCGAGAAATGTTGCCACGAGGCGAACAATATTTGGCGGAATCTTTCGCCAATGAATTCAAACACATCAAAACCTGCTTCACTTTGGTTACGTAGCCTGCTCTCATCGGCCCGAAGGCCTCAGATACCGTGCAAACATACGTGAAAGGGGGCTTCATATCTACTTGGGAGCGCCTCGGGCAATCCATCGAGATTGAATGGGAATTGATGGCTTTATCCGGGAATTATCCGTCCAAAGCGGTATTTGAAGAGTCGAAGGATATCACCACGAACTGTCGGAAAATCCTTGAAAACATAGGGCTGACAATGGATCTGGTCTCCTCAAGTGAGTGTCTCCCGATCCTACTCCGCGTGTCCCCGGCCCGACAGCCCGCCAAGCGTCCCGAAGAGCAAAACACTGAGTCAAAAAAGTAGTGGCCCTCACATCAGAACGTCGGATTCCGGCTTGCCGCATGGTTCATCAACCATCTGCGCATTGGACACCGCTGAGAGAAAGGGGAATTCCTGTCCGGAGGCGGGACAGGCAGGGTGCCCATGGCCGTTGGCGCCAGCCTGGCCGCTCCGGAACAAGGCCCACCATGGACCCATGGAGAACATCTTCGTGCCACGACAGAATTCGCGCGTCCTTGCCCTTTCAACGACGTCGAAATCAATACTCGAGGCCCATTCGGGGCATCTCACCGCCGTTCGTTTATTCACATTCGGAAGGTGCCAATCCCAACATGTGAATCGTCGATTAATTCCTTTCATTCCGGTCTGTGCAGCCCGCCAGAGCGAACGGTGGAATGCAGTAAATGTCATCGTGGCCATCGGGGGCCGGACGCTGAAGGGCGATTCACCTTTCCTTCATTCGGGCCGTTGTGGTTCCGTCATGGTGCCGCAGCCCGGCATCACCACCGCCGGGGGCCTGTTCGCGTACCGGAATGTGTTGGCGGAATATTCCCGGCCGTGTTACACATTAAGCCTGTGTGTCCGTAACTCCCCATGACCATCCAATACAGTGCCTCTGGCCGAATTAATAAGGAATTAGCCGTGGATGATCTTGCACAATCGGAACGAACTACCCTGGCTTCCCCCGCCTATGCTGTCGATATGATCGCCAACCTGGGTCGCGTCACCCTCGACTGGCGACACAAAGCCATACCAGCCACCTTCCAGGGGCAAAGCGCCGCCGAATTCACTTCGGGGGACGTGGAGCTTTCCCAGCTGCAAACGCCGCTGTTGACCCTGGACCTCACGGCCATGACCCACAACCTCAAGCAGATCTCTGCCTGGGGCAGCGCGCGCGGGGTGTTGTTGTCCCCGCATGGCACCACCACCATGGCCCCGCAATTGTGGGCCGAACAATTGGAACGCGGCGCGTGGGGCATCACCTTGGCCAACTACGCCCAAATGCGTGTGGCACATGCCCATGGCATCGCGAGGGTGCTGCTCCCCAATACGCTTTCCGACCCGAGGGCCATCGCCTGGGTGTCCTCGGTGACCGGGGACGATTTCGAAGTAGTCTCATGGGTCGACTCGTTGCAAAGCGTGGAGCTGCTTGAAACCACGCTCACGCAACTGGCCGCAAGCATGGAAAGCACGCCCACTCCCCTGCGGGTGATGGTGGAGCTCGGCGGCTCCGTCGGCCGCACCGGCGCCCGTACCATCAATGAAGTACTGGACATCTCCCGCGCCGTTGCCGCATCCACCCACCTCATCCTTGTGGGCATCGGCGGCTATGAGGGTACACCGGCCCACGGCGCCGACGAGGCCGCCCTGCAAACAGTGCGTGATTACCTGGTGCAGATGTTCAAGGCGCACAAACTCATTTTGGCGTCCGGGCACTACGCCGCCGGGGCGAATTTGATCTTGAGCACCGGTGGCAGGGCCAGCTTCGAGGATGTTGCATCGATGCTGTCACCCGCCATTGACGCCGGCACCGGCGCCGGGGGCCGTCGGATCGATGTCTTGATCCGGTCCGGGGACTACCTGGTGCATGACGACCGGTTCCACCGCGGCATTTCACACTTCGCCCGCCAGCGCATTGCCCCGTTTCGCGCCGCCATGCACGGCTGGGCCCGCGTGGTTTCGCAGCCCGAGGCGGGTCTGGCCCTGCTCGACGGCGGCAAGCGCGATTTTCCCTTCGATGAGGGACTGCCCGAACCAGAAATGATCGGTCCAGATCTGGGCAGCGAAATGACCGAGTTGGTCGGTGCGAGCATCGTGACGCAATACGACCAGCACTCTTTCCTGCGCTTCGATCCGGCCACCACCACGGTAAAGGTCGGCGACGTGATCCGGCTGGGCCTGTCCCACCCCTGCACTGCCTTTGACAAGTGGTCGTTGATCCCGGTCCTCGAGGACGCAGTGGAGGACCAACGGGTCGTCTCCCTAGTTCACACCTTCTTCTAATGCGGATCGATGCTGTGCGCCCGCTCCCGGTGCGCACAGCCATCACCCGCACCCGCATCATCGACGGCTCCGGGAGCGCCGAATACGCCGGCGACGTCGTGCTCGAGGACGGCCTCATTTCACGCATTCTCCCGGCCGGGGCTTTCATCGAGGACGGCGACACGCTGGTCATCGACGGGTCTGGCCTGGTCACCTGTCCAGGATTCATCGACATGCACGGGCGCTCCGAGCCGACCCAGCCGACCGGTCCTGCCCACCATGCAGCCCTCACGCAGGGCGTGACCACCTTCGTCCTGGGGCAGGAGAAGCTCTCCCCGGCACCGCACGTAGAAGCCCCGGAATCGCGTGCACCACTTGACTGGCCGTCTGTGGGCCAATACCTTGACCGGATCGACGAGGGAACAGGCGCCAATGTGGCCTGCCTGGTGCCGCTGGGGACCGTGCGGGCCGTTGCCATGCGAGGCGTAGAGGGCGCGTCCGTGGCCGAAATGATTGCCGCCCAGGCCAAGGCCATTGCCGATGCCTTGGAGCAGGGCGCGGTGGGCATGTCCTCCGGCCCGGAACATGACCCGGAGCCTCGCGCAACCGCAGCGGAGCTTGAGGCCTTGGGCACGGCCATTGCCGCCTGCGGCGGCTATTGGTCCCCGGAACACGACCCGCACCACGGCACTGTGCTGGAAGCCGTGGCCGGCAGCATCGCCGTGGCCGCCAGGACCGAGGTGTCCCTACAACTGGCCCATCTGCGCATGGATGCCGGGGCATCCCCGGGT contains:
- a CDS encoding nucleotidyltransferase family protein produces the protein MTSPNESPPVVGVLLAAGAGSRLGRGPKALLRNPNGQNLLGSALAALRDGGCTRVVVVLGAEATRVREQVNEPGATVLINELWATGMGSSLALGMGAVPDGAAALVALVDQPGLSAALVRRIASEHRAGRITAAGYRRDDASLRRGHPVLFAPEHIRAAAAAASGDVGARDYLAANRELVDLVDCSDLDTGLDLDTVADLEALGWK
- a CDS encoding amino acid deaminase encodes the protein MDDLAQSERTTLASPAYAVDMIANLGRVTLDWRHKAIPATFQGQSAAEFTSGDVELSQLQTPLLTLDLTAMTHNLKQISAWGSARGVLLSPHGTTTMAPQLWAEQLERGAWGITLANYAQMRVAHAHGIARVLLPNTLSDPRAIAWVSSVTGDDFEVVSWVDSLQSVELLETTLTQLAASMESTPTPLRVMVELGGSVGRTGARTINEVLDISRAVAASTHLILVGIGGYEGTPAHGADEAALQTVRDYLVQMFKAHKLILASGHYAAGANLILSTGGRASFEDVASMLSPAIDAGTGAGGRRIDVLIRSGDYLVHDDRFHRGISHFARQRIAPFRAAMHGWARVVSQPEAGLALLDGGKRDFPFDEGLPEPEMIGPDLGSEMTELVGASIVTQYDQHSFLRFDPATTTVKVGDVIRLGLSHPCTAFDKWSLIPVLEDAVEDQRVVSLVHTFF
- a CDS encoding glycine betaine ABC transporter substrate-binding protein produces the protein MNAGKWIKSTALVAAAGVLLTGCGLSSAGSYVPPAGQGSISPLPDLPGNPTMTVTSKSFTEQLILGKIAVLAGQAAGFKVNDLTGVPGSQPARELLVSGQASVLWEYTGTAWLTYLGHETGIADQSEQWQVVHDQDLEENGILWGKPAPMNNTYAMAVRSEAVEDLGGISKLSELKDLDPKDLTFCVDAEFNSRADGLNPMLELYGLERGNPKSVPDTNVGLYDTGAIYSATDNGACNFGEVFTTDGRIKALDLTVLEDDLGYFPAYNVSPVFFGEFSDKYPGIEDVFAKIAPLLTDEALQEMNLEVDVNGREPADVAFEWMVAEGFITEP
- a CDS encoding ABC transporter permease is translated as MFEFIGERFRQILFASWQHFSLVAQCLILATIIAVVIAALVYRNKSLSSLANGVSAIGLTIPSFAAIGLLIAPFGFGVTPAVIVVTFFAALPIVRNAIVGLAGISPSVVESARGIGMSRMRTLATVELPMAWPVILSGIRVSAQMVMGVAAIAAYALGPGLGGFIFSGLSRLGGAKAFDSVLVGVIGVVILAFILDLILLGIGRLTTPRGIRV
- a CDS encoding ABC transporter permease, with amino-acid sequence MSTLAAGSNLAQITEPSRPVQRPWLVLGLQLLGILAALAAVAIWLANSDLSETERTTLAPAVLWGYTVEHLNLTVVAALIVLVIAIPLGIVLTRPSMRRFTNPVMAVANIGQAAPAIGLVVILAFLVGFGYWAAVISLVLYAILPVLTNTMVGLKQVDERLVEAGRGMGMSSMAVLFKVELPLAVPVMLSGIRTALVLLVGTATLAAFINGGGLGILITTGVNLNLTVVLIAGSLLVALLALLIDWLGRVVEQLARPKGL
- a CDS encoding ABC transporter ATP-binding protein yields the protein MSESSDAITGASILLDEVTKQYPGQVKPAVGGLTLEIPAGSIVMLVGPSGCGKTTTLKMINRLIEPTGGKIVINGEDVTKMDGDTLRRRIGYVIQAGGLFPHMTVAANIAIVPKMLGWKKDKIAARIDELLELVSLDPAIYRDRYPKELSGGQQQRVGVARALAADPPVLLMDEPFGAVDPITRQRLQDELLNIQSEVQKTIVMVTHDFDEAVKLGDWIAVFNEGAQLVQYDSPERVLANPANEFVENFIGSGAGLKQLTLTRVNEVALMDAITALPGELASDVLSRLQGEGASYAVVLDQRRRPIRRLTRRQLSRLQVVDDTIDESMPSVSDQSTLNDALDTMLVSSSETAVVTGRRDVFRGLINVQTIMEAISQANAAAADGSEAPVGLNSGAIPALAVEHAVAAEPQSTEEPR